One region of Vibrio pelagius genomic DNA includes:
- the hpf gene encoding ribosome hibernation promoting factor — protein sequence MQINIQGHHVDLTDSMQDYVHTKFEKLERFFEHINNVQVVLKVEKINQIAEATLHVNQGDIHATATDENMYAAIDSLVDKLVRQLNKHKEKLSSH from the coding sequence ATGCAAATCAATATTCAAGGCCATCACGTTGATCTTACCGATTCAATGCAAGACTATGTTCACACCAAATTTGAAAAGCTTGAACGCTTTTTTGAGCACATTAATAACGTTCAAGTCGTATTGAAAGTTGAGAAAATCAATCAGATTGCGGAAGCAACGCTTCATGTCAATCAAGGCGATATTCATGCGACAGCTACCGATGAAAATATGTATGCTGCAATTGATTCATTAGTTGATAAACTCGTTCGCCAACTCAACAAGCACAAAGAAAAGCTAAGTAGTCACTAA
- the ptsN gene encoding PTS IIA-like nitrogen regulatory protein PtsN, with translation MQLSEVLSLDCTKSAVQCTSKKRALEIISQIAAESCGQDSTELFECMLSREKMGSTGIGNGIAIPHARMNVSDKAIAVLLQCQDPIEFDAIDNRPVDLLFALLVPSEQCKEHLKTLSCMAERLNDKQTLKQLRNAQSDQELYDIMIQVPTCEQ, from the coding sequence ATGCAATTAAGCGAAGTACTTTCATTGGACTGCACCAAAAGTGCAGTTCAATGCACAAGCAAGAAAAGAGCTCTAGAAATCATCAGCCAAATCGCAGCCGAGAGCTGTGGTCAAGACTCAACAGAGTTGTTCGAGTGCATGCTGAGTCGAGAGAAAATGGGCAGTACTGGCATCGGAAATGGTATCGCTATTCCCCATGCTCGTATGAATGTCAGCGACAAAGCGATCGCTGTTCTATTACAGTGCCAAGACCCTATCGAGTTTGATGCGATCGATAACCGCCCTGTTGATCTGCTATTTGCACTTTTGGTTCCTAGCGAGCAATGCAAAGAGCATCTTAAAACGCTTTCTTGCATGGCAGAACGACTCAACGATAAGCAAACGCTGAAACAACTGCGCAATGCACAAAGCGATCAAGAGCTTTACGACATTATGATCCAAGTGCCGACTTGCGAGCAATAA
- the rapZ gene encoding RNase adapter RapZ: MRLIVVSGQSGAGKSVALRVLEDLGYYCVDNLPVNLLGNFVESVKEINQNVAVSIDIRNLPKEPHLVTETLAQLEDAANIDVSVLFLDANKQTLLKRYSETRRIHPLSLGDDKLSLEQAINLEKQLLSPLADQADILIDSSNCNLYELSEQVRLKVEGKEKQELIIVFQSFGFKYGLPSDADYVFDVRFLPNPHWEPDLRPLTGLDAPIHSFLEKHQEVIELKQQIQGFVEQWLPMLEKNNRSYLTVAIGCTGGKHRSVYLTQKIGEYFDQLGHQVQIRHASLEKNQQA, encoded by the coding sequence ATGCGCCTTATCGTAGTTAGTGGTCAATCAGGCGCTGGCAAAAGCGTTGCATTGCGAGTTCTTGAAGATCTCGGGTATTACTGTGTTGATAACTTACCTGTTAACCTGCTCGGTAACTTCGTTGAGTCAGTCAAAGAGATCAATCAAAACGTTGCAGTAAGCATCGATATACGCAACCTGCCTAAAGAACCTCATCTTGTCACAGAGACACTGGCTCAATTAGAAGATGCCGCCAATATTGATGTTAGCGTGCTGTTTTTAGATGCAAACAAACAAACACTGCTCAAGCGCTATAGCGAAACGCGCCGCATCCACCCACTTTCTCTGGGTGACGATAAGCTCTCTCTAGAACAAGCCATCAACCTCGAGAAGCAGCTGCTTTCTCCACTGGCTGACCAAGCCGATATTTTGATTGATAGTAGTAATTGCAACCTCTACGAATTGAGTGAGCAGGTACGCCTTAAAGTTGAAGGCAAAGAGAAGCAAGAGCTGATTATTGTTTTTCAATCCTTTGGTTTTAAATACGGTTTACCTAGCGATGCAGACTATGTGTTTGATGTTCGTTTCCTGCCAAACCCTCACTGGGAGCCAGATCTCAGACCGCTAACTGGACTTGATGCTCCGATTCACTCTTTCCTAGAAAAACACCAGGAAGTGATCGAACTGAAGCAGCAGATTCAAGGTTTTGTCGAGCAATGGTTGCCAATGTTAGAAAAGAACAATCGCAGTTACCTAACGGTAGCAATTGGTTGTACTGGTGGTAAACACCGCTCTGTCTACCTGACTCAAAAGATCGGTGAATACTTTGACCAACTGGGCCACCAAGTACAGATTCGACACGCTTCATTAGAAAAAAACCAACAGGCCTAA
- a CDS encoding HPr family phosphocarrier protein: MELTRTVLIQNRLGLHARAAVKLVELAQSFNATLTIHSEDEKSATADSVMGLLMLESAQGQHIRIQAEGDDAQQALDAVCHLIEDKFDEGE, encoded by the coding sequence ATGGAATTGACCCGCACTGTACTCATTCAAAACCGTTTGGGGCTTCATGCTCGCGCAGCAGTAAAACTGGTCGAGCTTGCCCAGAGCTTCAATGCCACTTTGACCATTCATAGTGAAGATGAGAAAAGCGCGACAGCAGACAGTGTTATGGGATTACTCATGCTTGAATCTGCACAAGGTCAGCACATTCGCATTCAAGCTGAAGGCGACGATGCTCAACAGGCACTTGATGCTGTCTGCCACCTAATCGAAGATAAATTTGACGAAGGCGAGTAA
- the mgtE gene encoding magnesium transporter: MAEQFEFDQAHQTLQEVSEALENGRFVHVRRQLQDMEPEDIAHLLEASPRKSRDVLWQLTDPEDYGEILDELNEDVKDALVSKMAPEMLAEATEGMETDDVAYVLRSLPDDVSREVLSQMDSADRALVETALSYPEDSAGALMNTDVITIRGDVDVDVVLRYLRIRGELPDATDTLYVIDEDERLIGNLSLTTLITTQPETLVSEVMDDADEAIAVETSASDIASLFERRNWVSAPVVDENQHLVGRITIDDVVDVIREDAEHSMMSMAGMDDDEDTFAPVVKSARRRSVWLGANVLAALAAASVSNMFEATLDQMAAIAVLMTIVPSMGGVAGNQTVALVIRGLALGHIGDSNKRELLLKEAAIGFLNGVLWACIIGGIVVAWKGNWILGGIISAAMLTNLIVAGIAGVTIPVMLKKMNIDPALAGGMALTTVTDVIGLSVFLGLATILI; encoded by the coding sequence ATGGCAGAGCAATTTGAATTTGACCAAGCTCACCAAACCCTCCAAGAAGTCAGCGAAGCCCTTGAAAACGGCCGATTTGTTCACGTACGTCGACAACTTCAGGACATGGAGCCTGAAGATATTGCACACCTTTTAGAAGCCTCCCCTCGCAAGAGTCGTGATGTACTTTGGCAACTTACCGATCCTGAAGACTACGGTGAAATTCTTGATGAGCTGAACGAAGACGTTAAGGATGCGTTGGTGTCGAAGATGGCACCAGAGATGCTCGCAGAGGCAACCGAAGGGATGGAGACCGATGACGTCGCCTACGTACTTCGAAGCCTGCCCGATGATGTTTCTCGTGAAGTTCTATCACAGATGGACTCAGCAGACCGAGCCTTGGTCGAGACTGCGCTGTCTTATCCAGAGGACTCTGCTGGTGCATTGATGAACACCGACGTAATCACCATTCGTGGTGATGTCGACGTCGATGTCGTTCTGCGCTATCTACGCATACGCGGTGAGCTGCCGGATGCGACGGACACGCTATACGTGATTGATGAAGATGAGCGTTTAATCGGTAATCTATCTCTAACTACACTGATTACCACTCAACCAGAAACCCTTGTTTCTGAAGTGATGGATGACGCTGATGAAGCGATCGCTGTTGAAACCAGCGCTTCCGATATCGCGAGCCTATTTGAGCGTCGTAACTGGGTATCGGCTCCAGTTGTTGATGAAAACCAACATCTTGTCGGTCGTATCACCATCGATGACGTGGTTGACGTGATTCGTGAAGATGCCGAGCACTCAATGATGAGTATGGCGGGTATGGACGATGACGAAGATACCTTCGCGCCTGTCGTAAAGTCTGCACGTCGTCGTAGTGTCTGGCTTGGTGCAAACGTGTTAGCCGCCCTTGCAGCCGCTTCGGTTTCGAATATGTTTGAAGCAACCCTCGACCAAATGGCAGCCATTGCGGTACTGATGACCATCGTACCTTCAATGGGTGGTGTAGCAGGTAACCAAACCGTCGCTCTGGTTATTCGTGGTCTAGCACTTGGTCACATTGGTGACAGTAACAAGCGAGAGCTATTGCTAAAAGAAGCCGCGATCGGTTTCCTCAATGGTGTCTTATGGGCATGCATCATCGGCGGTATCGTTGTGGCTTGGAAAGGCAACTGGATACTTGGCGGGATCATTTCTGCGGCAATGCTGACCAATTTAATCGTGGCAGGTATTGCTGGGGTAACCATCCCTGTGATGCTGAAGAAGATGAATATCGACCCAGCACTGGCTGGAGGTATGGCGTTGACTACCGTGACCGACGTGATTGGACTATCGGTATTCTTGGGCTTAGCAACAATACTCATCTAG
- the pmbA gene encoding metalloprotease PmbA produces MDVKQQVAQQRVELEAAVAKALDMASVSADAAEVAITKSTGLSVSTRMCEVENVEFNSDGALGITVYRGQQKGSASTSDLSEKAIAQTVAAALDIAQYTSEDPYAGPAPKEFMVKEIPDLDLFHPDEPNPDYAAEIAIAAEKQALAYSDKIKQSDGASYDSHYGVKVYGNSHGLLASYASSRHSTSCCVIGQGINGEMERDYSYTVARHRDELWTPERVGQEAAEKTISRLDAKKLPTGQYPIMFAADVATGLIGHLVMAISGGNLYRKASFLLDHLGEKILPEWFNISERPHILRGLASSPFDSEGVYTQDREIITDGVLATYLLTSYAARKMDMTPTGHAGGIHNWFVQSTGQNFEQMLKELGTGLLVTEVMGQGVNTVTGDYSRGAAGFWVKNGEIQYPVSEVTIAGNLKDMFNQIVAVGSDVETRSQIQTGSILLESMKVAGE; encoded by the coding sequence ATGGATGTAAAACAGCAAGTCGCTCAGCAACGTGTTGAGCTAGAAGCAGCAGTAGCAAAAGCGTTAGATATGGCTTCAGTCAGTGCCGATGCTGCAGAGGTGGCTATTACTAAATCAACAGGTTTGAGTGTCTCTACACGCATGTGTGAGGTTGAAAACGTTGAATTTAATAGTGATGGTGCCCTTGGTATTACTGTTTATCGCGGCCAACAAAAAGGCAGTGCATCTACATCTGATTTGAGCGAAAAGGCGATCGCCCAAACCGTGGCGGCGGCTTTAGATATCGCTCAATACACCTCTGAAGATCCTTATGCAGGGCCGGCTCCTAAAGAGTTCATGGTTAAAGAGATTCCAGACTTAGATCTGTTCCACCCTGATGAGCCAAACCCTGACTATGCGGCTGAAATCGCGATTGCGGCTGAGAAGCAAGCACTCGCGTACAGCGATAAGATCAAGCAAAGCGATGGTGCTAGCTACGATAGTCACTACGGCGTAAAGGTATACGGCAATAGCCACGGTCTGCTTGCAAGTTATGCTTCAAGCCGCCACAGCACGAGTTGTTGTGTGATTGGACAGGGCATTAATGGAGAAATGGAACGAGACTACAGCTACACCGTTGCACGTCACCGTGACGAGCTGTGGACGCCTGAGCGTGTGGGTCAAGAAGCAGCAGAAAAGACCATTAGTCGTTTGGATGCTAAGAAGCTACCAACCGGTCAATACCCGATCATGTTTGCAGCCGATGTAGCAACGGGCCTCATCGGACACCTCGTTATGGCGATCAGTGGCGGCAACCTTTACCGTAAAGCGTCATTTTTATTGGATCACCTAGGCGAGAAAATCTTACCAGAATGGTTCAATATCTCTGAACGTCCCCATATCTTACGCGGCTTAGCGTCGAGCCCATTTGATAGTGAAGGTGTCTATACACAAGACCGAGAGATTATTACTGATGGTGTATTAGCGACTTACCTGCTGACTAGCTACGCGGCACGTAAGATGGATATGACGCCAACGGGCCATGCTGGTGGTATTCACAACTGGTTTGTTCAATCGACGGGTCAGAACTTCGAGCAAATGCTAAAAGAGCTAGGCACGGGTTTGCTTGTGACCGAAGTGATGGGGCAAGGCGTAAACACAGTAACGGGGGATTACTCTCGTGGAGCCGCAGGCTTCTGGGTTAAAAATGGTGAGATTCAATACCCAGTGTCTGAGGTGACGATTGCAGGTAATCTGAAAGATATGTTCAATCAGATTGTTGCGGTTGGTAGCGATGTAGAGACACGCTCACAGATTCAAACCGGCTCGATCTTGCTTGAGTCGATGAAAGTAGCAGGCGAGTAA
- the yjgA gene encoding ribosome biogenesis factor YjgA gives MARKNQKAPWEPEEEIIWVSKTEMKEDMEALQKLGEELVELKPSVLEKFPLSEDLAEAIKDAQRFKNEAKRRQLQYIGKVMRNEDPEPIQAALDKVRNKHSQATAELHKLEQLRDRIVEDGDTAISEVVEAHPEADRQRLRQLARQANKEKKAGKPAKAYREIFQVLKELKQDEL, from the coding sequence ATGGCTCGCAAAAACCAAAAAGCCCCGTGGGAACCAGAAGAAGAAATCATCTGGGTAAGTAAGACGGAAATGAAAGAGGACATGGAAGCGCTGCAAAAGTTGGGCGAGGAACTCGTGGAGCTTAAGCCTTCTGTACTAGAGAAGTTCCCTCTGTCTGAAGATTTGGCGGAAGCGATTAAAGATGCACAACGCTTTAAAAATGAAGCGAAACGTCGTCAACTGCAGTACATCGGTAAAGTGATGCGCAACGAAGATCCAGAGCCAATTCAAGCGGCTCTAGATAAAGTTCGTAACAAACACTCTCAAGCAACCGCTGAGCTGCACAAGCTTGAGCAATTACGCGACCGTATTGTTGAAGACGGTGATACAGCTATCTCTGAAGTGGTTGAAGCGCACCCTGAAGCAGACCGTCAGCGTCTACGTCAATTAGCGCGTCAGGCAAACAAAGAGAAAAAAGCGGGTAAGCCGGCAAAAGCGTACCGCGAGATCTTCCAAGTTCTAAAAGAACTTAAGCAAGACGAGCTATAA
- the thiQ gene encoding thiamine ABC transporter ATP-binding protein produces MLVMQEVDYHYHQELFHFDFMAEQGDVVALMGPSGAGKSTLLALIAGFIEPSSGAISVSGQSLVGLDAYQRPLAMLFQEHNLFAHLTVRENIGLGLHPGLKLTKAQQQQVQQAAEQVGVEQYLDRLPEHLSGGQRQRVALARCFVQPHPIWLLDEPFSALDPLLREEMLALVKQLAAERNVTVIMVTHHLGDARSIANKFAFVAKGQVLVAEAIDALTAQHPQPELASFVRAGE; encoded by the coding sequence ATGTTAGTGATGCAAGAGGTTGATTACCACTATCATCAGGAGCTGTTTCATTTTGATTTTATGGCTGAACAAGGTGATGTTGTTGCCTTGATGGGGCCGAGTGGTGCGGGTAAGTCGACCTTGCTGGCATTGATTGCGGGATTCATAGAACCGTCATCAGGCGCTATTTCGGTTTCCGGTCAATCGCTTGTTGGTTTGGATGCTTACCAGCGTCCACTTGCTATGTTATTTCAAGAGCACAATTTGTTTGCGCACCTTACGGTTAGAGAAAATATCGGCTTAGGGCTGCACCCAGGCCTTAAACTAACCAAAGCGCAGCAACAGCAAGTACAACAAGCGGCAGAGCAAGTCGGTGTCGAACAGTATCTTGATCGATTACCGGAGCATCTTTCTGGTGGACAGCGTCAGCGTGTCGCATTAGCTCGGTGTTTTGTGCAGCCACACCCTATTTGGTTGTTAGACGAACCATTCTCTGCGCTGGACCCTTTGTTGCGAGAAGAGATGTTAGCCTTGGTGAAACAACTAGCCGCGGAACGAAATGTTACGGTAATCATGGTGACTCACCACCTAGGAGATGCTCGCAGTATTGCTAACAAGTTTGCCTTTGTGGCTAAAGGGCAGGTGTTGGTGGCGGAGGCGATAGATGCACTCACAGCGCAACACCCACAGCCTGAATTGGCCTCTTTTGTCCGTGCTGGCGAGTGA
- the thiP gene encoding thiamine/thiamine pyrophosphate ABC transporter permease ThiP, with protein sequence MLKNTPKVGIWVALTITAFVVSSVGALLSNAPSLDISQVWSDPYYWHVTKFSFYQATLSMLLSVVFAVPVAHALSRRQFPGRSLLLRLFASTLVLPVLVGVFGILAIYGNSGWLAKLLQAIDMDLPFSIYGLNGILLAHVFFNLPYASRLLLQALDTVPVEQHKLCAHLGMSHWDKFKWVEWPRLKQQLPHVCGLVFMLCFTSFATVMALGGGPKSTTIELAIYQAIKFDFDLQAGALLAIWQMLLCGVLAVSIQRLSKPVSVSVGQLSEAKFLVKDTYSSKAWDSFWIIVASLLVLPPLLMVIVGGLNSEAMAVLTSEPFWLALFNSLKVALSASVIALLVGVAILMTSRAWRLQNKSFRADKIELIGTIILVTPGLVVSTGIFLLLRSITDVFSLAFFVVIAVNSLMALPYVIKNLAQPMLHVAQQYQYLCASLGMKGWHRFKLVEWRALRKPMAQAFSISFMLSMGDLSAIALFGSADFRTLPLYLFQLLGSYQMEAAAVVSVSLLMLSVGSFSLIEFLFTRTSNQRGA encoded by the coding sequence ATGTTAAAGAATACACCTAAGGTGGGTATTTGGGTCGCGTTGACCATTACCGCCTTTGTGGTTTCATCAGTAGGGGCATTGCTAAGCAATGCCCCTTCTCTTGATATCAGCCAAGTATGGTCTGATCCATATTACTGGCACGTTACCAAATTCAGTTTTTATCAAGCAACGCTATCCATGTTATTGAGCGTTGTATTTGCGGTTCCTGTGGCACATGCCTTATCTCGCCGCCAATTCCCAGGTCGTTCCCTACTGCTAAGGCTGTTTGCTTCCACTTTGGTTCTGCCAGTATTGGTCGGCGTATTTGGTATTTTGGCCATCTATGGTAATAGTGGTTGGCTGGCGAAACTGCTTCAAGCTATTGATATGGACTTGCCATTTTCTATCTATGGGTTGAATGGCATTTTGCTTGCGCATGTCTTTTTCAATCTGCCTTATGCAAGTCGATTGTTGTTACAAGCTTTAGATACGGTTCCGGTTGAGCAACACAAGTTATGTGCACACCTTGGAATGAGTCACTGGGATAAATTTAAGTGGGTTGAATGGCCGCGCCTTAAGCAGCAGCTGCCGCATGTGTGTGGTTTAGTCTTTATGCTCTGCTTTACCAGTTTTGCAACTGTGATGGCATTGGGCGGTGGTCCTAAGTCGACAACCATCGAGCTTGCTATCTATCAAGCGATTAAATTTGATTTTGATCTGCAAGCCGGTGCTCTACTAGCGATATGGCAGATGCTACTCTGTGGTGTACTAGCGGTGAGTATTCAACGCCTTTCTAAGCCTGTTTCTGTCAGCGTTGGTCAACTGTCTGAAGCGAAGTTTTTGGTTAAGGACACCTATAGCTCAAAAGCTTGGGACAGCTTTTGGATCATCGTAGCCTCATTACTGGTTTTACCGCCACTGTTGATGGTCATTGTGGGTGGCTTAAACAGTGAAGCGATGGCGGTGTTAACCAGTGAACCGTTTTGGTTAGCTTTGTTTAATTCATTGAAAGTAGCGCTCAGTGCGAGTGTGATTGCGCTTTTGGTTGGAGTGGCCATTTTGATGACCAGTCGAGCATGGCGCTTGCAAAACAAGTCATTTCGCGCCGATAAGATCGAATTGATAGGTACTATTATATTGGTGACCCCCGGCTTAGTGGTGAGTACTGGTATCTTCCTGCTGTTACGTTCGATAACCGACGTGTTTAGCTTGGCCTTTTTTGTTGTGATTGCCGTTAATAGCTTAATGGCGCTCCCGTATGTGATCAAAAACTTAGCTCAGCCGATGCTGCACGTTGCTCAGCAATATCAGTATTTGTGCGCGAGTTTAGGTATGAAAGGTTGGCACCGGTTTAAGCTGGTGGAGTGGCGAGCGCTGCGTAAACCTATGGCGCAAGCCTTCTCGATTAGTTTCATGTTGTCGATGGGGGACTTGAGTGCCATTGCACTGTTTGGCAGTGCCGATTTTAGAACTCTCCCTCTGTATCTATTCCAGTTACTAGGCAGTTATCAGATGGAGGCTGCTGCTGTGGTTTCAGTGAGCTTGCTGATGCTGAGCGTTGGCAGCTTTAGTTTAATTGAATTCTTATTTACTCGAACATCTAACCAGAGAGGTGCCTAA